One Simkaniaceae bacterium genomic window, AACATCACCTTCACGGAATGGACGAATAATAAAAGATTAAGACACCCTCGCTTTAGCGGACTCTCCTACAAAAAAGGTTAATCCCATGGCCCAAGTTAAGATTTCACATCCCGATAAAATCCTCTTTCCCAAAGATAATATCACAAAAGACATGCTCATCGATTATTACCGTGCCGTGAGCCAATGGATGCTCCCTCTTTTGAAAGATCACCCCCTTGTAATGCAGCGTTTTCCGGACGGCATTAAACATGCGGGATTTTATCAAAAAAATATCTCCGATTATTTCCCTTCATGGATTGCCTCTATCGGCGTTAAAAGAGAAGCCAAAGGACAAGGGCATCTCATTCTTTGTCAGAATAAAAATACGCTTCTCTATATTGCCAACCTCGCTTGCCTCACCCCCCATTTATGGCTGAGCTCATCTACCAAAATAGACTGTCCCGATCGGATGATTTTTGATCTTGACCCTCCTAAAGGAAAATTTGATCTGGCTATCAAGGCAGCTCGGGCATTAAAAGATTTTTTAGAAAAAAACCTCAAACTCAAAGCCTTTGTCATGACAACAGGCTCGCGAGGACTCCACGTCGTCATCCCCATTAAGCCAACTCACCCTTTTGATGAGGTGAGAGCCTTTGCCAAGGCCATTGCCGCCCACATTGCCGAAGAGCATCCAAAAGAGTTCACAATCCAACCCCGCAAAAACCGGCGTCGAGGACGCCTATTTATTGACTATTTGCGCAACGCTTACGCCCAACATGCCGCAGCCCCCTACTCCATTCGCCCTATCGATGGGGCCCCTATCGCTATGCCGGTCAGCTGGAATGAACTCGGCCACGTCCACGCACAAAGCTTCCATCTCAAGAACATTAAACGTCACCTAAGCCAACGCTCTAACCCTTGGGCCTCTTTTAAATCCAGCCATCGCAATATCACCCGAGCGATTAAAAAAATGTCTTTATGAAAAAAGTTACTCTTGAACTCGAGCGG contains:
- the ligD gene encoding non-homologous end-joining DNA ligase, coding for MAQVKISHPDKILFPKDNITKDMLIDYYRAVSQWMLPLLKDHPLVMQRFPDGIKHAGFYQKNISDYFPSWIASIGVKREAKGQGHLILCQNKNTLLYIANLACLTPHLWLSSSTKIDCPDRMIFDLDPPKGKFDLAIKAARALKDFLEKNLKLKAFVMTTGSRGLHVVIPIKPTHPFDEVRAFAKAIAAHIAEEHPKEFTIQPRKNRRRGRLFIDYLRNAYAQHAAAPYSIRPIDGAPIAMPVSWNELGHVHAQSFHLKNIKRHLSQRSNPWASFKSSHRNITRAIKKMSL